From one Agathobaculum sp. NTUH-O15-33 genomic stretch:
- a CDS encoding N-acyl homoserine lactonase family protein: MNYTITPIMLGRFVAHEKSVFTYKKDYGVGLNCPLFVFLVQGGGKTVLFDCGPVSPELAPAKNHRQITDHISLTQALASKGLTPDDIDCVVLSHLHWDHSYNLELFPHCPIYVQAKEVAYSLNPLPCDYTNCNIRRGNGMPQWLNGYESFVMLDGDYLLADGLKILTLGGHSPALHGLLVDTEEGRYLLSSDHYPLLENFTEGLPSGNHTDLGLWYESHEKAKKAADFVLPGHDDCVLERDVYGKLENGRK, from the coding sequence GTGAACTACACGATCACGCCTATTATGCTGGGCCGTTTTGTCGCACATGAAAAATCCGTTTTTACATACAAAAAGGATTACGGTGTGGGCCTGAACTGTCCATTATTCGTCTTTTTGGTACAAGGCGGAGGAAAGACGGTTTTATTCGATTGCGGCCCGGTCAGTCCCGAGCTCGCGCCTGCGAAAAACCACCGCCAGATTACCGATCACATCTCACTGACACAAGCGCTCGCTTCCAAGGGATTGACACCGGACGATATCGACTGCGTGGTGCTGTCCCACCTGCATTGGGATCATTCCTACAATTTGGAGCTGTTCCCACATTGCCCGATCTATGTGCAGGCGAAAGAAGTTGCATATTCGCTCAACCCCTTGCCCTGCGACTATACGAACTGCAATATAAGGAGGGGCAATGGAATGCCCCAGTGGCTAAACGGCTATGAAAGCTTTGTGATGCTGGACGGCGACTATCTGCTCGCGGATGGGCTGAAAATTTTGACGCTTGGGGGGCACAGTCCCGCGCTGCACGGCTTGCTGGTGGATACCGAAGAAGGTCGCTACCTGCTGTCGAGCGATCACTATCCCCTTCTCGAAAATTTTACGGAGGGACTGCCCTCGGGCAACCATACCGACCTTGGATTGTGGTACGAAAGCCACGAAAAGGCAAAAAAAGCAGCGGATTTTGTGCTGCCGGGGCACGACGATTGCGTGCTCGAACGGGACGTATACGGAAAACTTGAAAATGGGAGGAAATAA
- a CDS encoding TRAP transporter small permease, translated as MTRKLLKAVDTINGAIKAILGVFLMIMSAIIIIQVVFRFILHAALPWSEELTRYLMIYIVFFGAAYAVRYNKLMRVEFVETILPQKAQKWYFLLMNAVLIFTFLVITIAGFEFTRMALNQRSPGLHVRMAYVYVAIPVSGLLMMMNSLALTIEKFLSEREQKIQRGEVAE; from the coding sequence ATGACGCGGAAATTGCTGAAGGCTGTGGACACGATCAACGGCGCGATCAAAGCAATTCTAGGCGTGTTTCTAATGATCATGTCTGCCATTATCATCATTCAGGTCGTTTTCCGGTTTATCTTGCATGCGGCGCTGCCGTGGTCGGAAGAATTGACGCGGTATTTGATGATTTATATCGTATTTTTCGGCGCGGCCTATGCCGTTCGGTACAACAAGCTCATGCGGGTGGAATTCGTGGAAACAATTTTGCCGCAAAAGGCGCAAAAGTGGTATTTTCTTCTCATGAACGCGGTGCTTATTTTCACCTTTTTGGTCATAACGATCGCCGGATTTGAGTTTACCCGCATGGCGTTGAACCAGCGTTCGCCAGGACTGCATGTGAGAATGGCCTATGTGTATGTGGCCATACCGGTAAGCGGCCTCTTAATGATGATGAATTCTCTTGCCCTGACCATTGAAAAATTCTTGTCTGAACGGGAACAGAAAATACAGCGCGGGGAGGTGGCGGAGTAA
- a CDS encoding TRAP transporter large permease, whose amino-acid sequence MTSAAILFGLLFLLLALCVPIGYAIGLSCCGLALLTGACDLSAIPAKMITGNDSFIFLAVPMFTFAGYLMEAGSISERLINWVNKVFGRVPGSMGAVAIITCAIFAALTGSGAATTAAVGAIMYPLMRRAEYSEETASGIIASGGVLGPVIPPSVPMIIYGSAMGVSISDMFLGGVIPGLLIAASFLIFNTWYAIKHKLPRNMTKYTVVDILKATWHSLGVLLLPVIILGGIYSGLFTPTEAAAVAIVYSSALMIAYKRFSIQRYFQAMKRTAATTGVILLIVAISNAFAFLLTKERIPAKLTETVVPLLGNAYVYLAVVIIIFLIAGALMDTAPALLILAPILVPIGVEFGLSELHLGVLMCIIMICGLITPPFGLNLFTISSTAGVSFEQATRGALPMIICCIIVCILCAYIPELITFLPAAVGG is encoded by the coding sequence ATGACCTCCGCCGCCATTCTATTTGGTCTGCTGTTTCTTCTTCTAGCCTTGTGCGTGCCGATCGGTTACGCCATTGGCCTTTCCTGCTGCGGACTGGCGCTGCTCACCGGCGCCTGCGACTTATCAGCCATACCCGCCAAGATGATAACCGGCAATGACTCATTTATCTTTCTTGCGGTTCCCATGTTCACTTTTGCCGGATATTTAATGGAGGCCGGCAGCATATCGGAACGACTGATTAATTGGGTCAACAAAGTTTTCGGCCGCGTGCCCGGCAGCATGGGAGCAGTCGCTATCATAACCTGCGCCATCTTTGCTGCGCTGACCGGTTCGGGCGCCGCAACGACCGCCGCTGTCGGCGCGATCATGTATCCCTTAATGCGCAGAGCGGAATATTCCGAGGAAACAGCTTCCGGCATCATCGCATCCGGCGGCGTGCTCGGCCCTGTTATTCCGCCAAGCGTGCCGATGATCATATATGGCTCCGCCATGGGCGTGTCTATTTCCGATATGTTCCTTGGCGGCGTCATTCCGGGGCTATTGATCGCGGCTTCGTTCCTTATCTTTAATACTTGGTATGCCATCAAGCATAAGCTCCCCCGCAATATGACCAAATACACCGTTGTTGATATTTTGAAGGCCACTTGGCATAGTTTAGGCGTGCTGCTGCTGCCGGTCATTATTCTGGGCGGGATCTATTCCGGCCTGTTCACCCCAACAGAGGCCGCGGCTGTGGCTATTGTATACAGCAGCGCGCTGATGATCGCTTATAAACGGTTTTCTATTCAGCGCTATTTTCAGGCCATGAAGCGTACCGCCGCCACCACAGGCGTGATCCTGCTGATCGTGGCGATCTCCAACGCCTTCGCGTTCCTGCTTACCAAGGAGCGCATCCCCGCCAAGCTGACGGAGACGGTGGTTCCACTGCTCGGCAACGCATACGTTTACCTCGCGGTCGTCATCATCATCTTCCTGATTGCCGGCGCGCTGATGGATACCGCGCCTGCACTGCTGATCCTTGCGCCGATCCTTGTGCCGATTGGCGTTGAGTTTGGGCTGAGCGAACTGCATCTCGGCGTACTCATGTGCATCATTATGATCTGCGGTCTGATTACGCCGCCGTTTGGTTTAAACTTATTCACCATTTCTTCCACCGCGGGCGTTTCCTTTGAACAGGCAACCAGAGGCGCTTTGCCGATGATTATATGCTGTATCATCGTTTGTATCCTTTGCGCTTATATCCCCGAGCTGATCACCTTTCTTCCCGCAGCGGTGGGCGGCTGA
- a CDS encoding TRAP transporter large permease — translation MVAILFILFLALIILGTPIAVSLVSSSLTYLMGATTIPLTVVAQRMFTGADSFPLMAVPFFIVAGVLMESGGISKKLIRFADACLGHRTGGLAMVVIVTSAFFAAISGSSAATVTAIGMIMIPAMISKGYDRRFAAAVQCCSGQMGIIIPPSIAMVVFAVSTETSISDMFKAGFIPGIFMAICLCTLSYFVCKKRGYVGSEKSTWKQRAIAFKDAFLAILMPVLVLGTIYAGVCTPTESAAIAVIYAFVLGKFVYHELTWKKVIKQFADAAITTATILFLIACACVFAWVLGRLNVPSQVAAAITSIAHNKIVFLLLVNLLLFIVGMFMDVAPAITILAPLLCPVALGFGINIIHFGIIMVVNLAVGLCTPPVGINIFLSCQIAEIPFTAILKDILPFLLVLILVTLAITFVPWMSLALL, via the coding sequence ATGGTTGCCATATTATTTATTTTATTTCTTGCGCTGATCATACTTGGCACGCCTATCGCCGTATCGCTGGTTTCCTCGTCGCTGACGTACTTGATGGGCGCGACAACCATTCCGTTGACCGTTGTCGCGCAGCGCATGTTTACAGGGGCGGATTCCTTCCCTCTCATGGCGGTCCCGTTTTTCATTGTCGCCGGTGTTTTAATGGAATCCGGCGGTATATCCAAAAAGCTGATCCGCTTTGCCGATGCCTGCTTGGGACACCGTACGGGCGGGCTGGCGATGGTGGTGATCGTGACCTCGGCCTTTTTCGCGGCGATTTCAGGATCCAGCGCGGCCACGGTCACGGCGATCGGGATGATCATGATCCCCGCCATGATCAGCAAGGGCTACGACAGACGGTTTGCCGCCGCGGTACAGTGCTGTTCGGGGCAAATGGGCATTATCATCCCGCCAAGTATCGCCATGGTGGTTTTTGCCGTCTCGACCGAGACCTCGATCAGCGATATGTTCAAGGCCGGTTTTATTCCGGGTATTTTTATGGCTATTTGCCTATGCACGTTATCCTATTTCGTTTGCAAAAAGCGCGGCTATGTAGGGTCGGAAAAATCCACTTGGAAACAGCGCGCGATCGCTTTTAAGGACGCGTTTCTTGCTATTCTCATGCCGGTATTGGTTTTAGGCACGATTTACGCCGGGGTGTGTACGCCGACGGAATCGGCGGCCATCGCGGTTATTTACGCCTTTGTTTTGGGCAAATTCGTTTATCATGAACTGACGTGGAAAAAAGTGATAAAGCAGTTTGCCGACGCGGCGATCACCACGGCGACCATCTTATTCCTGATTGCCTGCGCCTGCGTGTTTGCATGGGTACTGGGCAGGTTGAACGTTCCGTCGCAGGTCGCGGCGGCCATCACTTCCATCGCACACAATAAGATCGTCTTTCTGCTGCTGGTGAACCTACTGCTTTTCATTGTCGGCATGTTTATGGATGTTGCTCCGGCCATTACCATTTTGGCGCCCCTGCTCTGCCCGGTGGCTCTGGGCTTTGGCATCAACATCATTCATTTCGGTATCATTATGGTCGTCAATTTGGCGGTCGGCTTGTGCACCCCGCCGGTTGGTATCAACATCTTTTTATCCTGTCAGATCGCGGAGATCCCGTTTACAGCCATACTAAAAGATATTTTGCCGTTTTTACTTGTGCTGATATTGGTCACGTTGGCGATCACCTTTGTCCCATGGATGTCGCTGGCGCTGCTTTGA
- a CDS encoding TRAP transporter substrate-binding protein — translation MKHIKRLLAAALTLGMTLLSLTACDSGGDTASDRQHEAQTADAAQSANGAEYEPVNFVLGHVGAASDVNLLQRFAEKFKNDVEEKSHGQVTIEIHPGGELGGERDLVEGVQLGTIDMALSSSNVLGNFVSDVFAFDFPFLFKDEAHAARVFDGDIGQEMRQKVIAASGINVLVWPSNGARQIMNSKRPVTKAADLKGIKIRTAENKIHMALFSALGADPTPIGAPELYTSLQQGVVDAMEGTLTWIVPAKYYEVQPYVSMTSHLYAPSILAMNDAAFQALPENTRTLLQECAETARDYQRDYVTNADEDMIKILEENGIQVTRAEDIDRQSFVEATQVVYDELGADYKEIIDRIKALENA, via the coding sequence ATGAAACATATCAAAAGACTGCTTGCAGCGGCATTGACGCTGGGGATGACGTTGCTTTCGCTCACCGCTTGTGATAGCGGCGGCGATACGGCTAGCGACCGGCAGCATGAAGCGCAGACCGCCGACGCCGCCCAAAGTGCAAACGGCGCGGAATATGAACCGGTAAACTTTGTGCTGGGTCATGTAGGCGCGGCAAGCGATGTAAACCTTTTGCAGCGCTTTGCGGAAAAGTTCAAGAACGATGTGGAGGAAAAAAGTCACGGTCAGGTTACGATAGAGATTCACCCCGGCGGCGAACTGGGCGGCGAACGCGATCTGGTGGAGGGCGTACAGCTAGGCACGATCGATATGGCGTTAAGCTCCTCCAATGTGCTGGGGAATTTCGTATCCGATGTGTTCGCCTTTGACTTTCCCTTCTTATTTAAGGACGAGGCTCATGCGGCGCGTGTTTTTGACGGCGATATCGGCCAAGAGATGCGTCAAAAGGTAATCGCCGCATCGGGCATCAACGTTTTGGTTTGGCCATCCAACGGCGCGCGTCAGATCATGAACAGCAAGCGGCCGGTCACAAAGGCCGCCGACCTAAAGGGAATCAAGATCCGCACGGCGGAAAACAAGATCCATATGGCGTTGTTTTCCGCGCTCGGCGCAGATCCCACTCCGATCGGCGCGCCCGAGCTTTATACTTCTTTGCAGCAGGGCGTTGTAGACGCCATGGAAGGGACGCTGACCTGGATCGTACCGGCCAAGTATTATGAGGTTCAGCCTTATGTATCCATGACCAGCCATTTATACGCGCCCTCTATTTTAGCGATGAATGACGCCGCCTTTCAGGCGCTGCCAGAAAATACGCGCACGCTTTTGCAGGAATGCGCCGAGACCGCCCGCGACTATCAGCGCGATTATGTGACGAACGCAGATGAGGATATGATCAAGATCCTAGAAGAAAACGGCATTCAAGTGACGCGTGCCGAGGATATCGACCGGCAATCCTTTGTAGAGGCGACGCAAGTGGTTTACGATGAGCTGGGTGCTGATTACAAGGAGATCATTGACAGAATTAAGGCGTTGGAAAATGCATGA
- a CDS encoding TRAP transporter substrate-binding protein, producing MKFKKVCALSLACSVLLLAACGVKAPPPSQTEPKEQAPNAPSAAAKVFNIGHSNPADPDDQYHYFCVQLNKNLQDICDGAIQFEIFSDNQLGTETEMFQGVSDGSIDAVCISNNIVSGSIPQLQVLDLPYFFDAEDEYQHLVDDETFLSTITPIFEDTWNMHQIAPVLDASWRTLFTKGKAVESFADLKDMKVRVTTNRVHEAAYKAMGAIPAVIAWGECYTAFQQGVIQGLDVGVPISATMGFYEVSDYCSRVNPFPIMAWPMINKDKWDALTEEEQGWITEAATKAALDQRTHQRKMEESFTQMMEEKGIAFFSPDLAPFKEATASVREQFKPEIGEAFYDECLATVETYRAGK from the coding sequence ATGAAATTCAAAAAGGTCTGTGCGTTATCACTGGCTTGCAGCGTGCTTCTTCTTGCGGCCTGCGGCGTGAAGGCCCCCCCGCCTTCCCAAACGGAACCAAAGGAGCAAGCGCCGAACGCTCCATCCGCCGCCGCAAAGGTTTTCAATATCGGTCACTCCAATCCCGCCGACCCTGACGACCAATATCATTATTTCTGCGTACAGCTCAACAAGAACCTACAGGATATTTGTGACGGAGCGATCCAGTTTGAAATTTTTTCGGACAACCAGCTCGGCACCGAAACAGAAATGTTTCAGGGCGTCAGCGACGGCTCGATCGATGCAGTCTGTATTTCCAACAATATCGTGTCCGGCAGCATCCCACAGCTTCAGGTGTTGGATTTACCGTACTTCTTTGACGCAGAGGATGAGTACCAGCATCTGGTGGATGACGAAACATTCTTAAGCACCATCACGCCTATCTTTGAAGACACTTGGAATATGCATCAAATCGCGCCTGTTCTGGACGCGTCATGGCGCACGTTATTCACCAAGGGCAAAGCGGTCGAGTCCTTCGCGGATCTAAAGGATATGAAGGTTCGTGTAACGACCAACCGTGTGCACGAGGCGGCCTATAAAGCGATGGGCGCTATTCCGGCGGTGATTGCGTGGGGCGAATGCTACACCGCGTTCCAGCAGGGCGTTATTCAGGGCTTGGATGTCGGCGTGCCGATCTCCGCTACCATGGGTTTTTACGAGGTTTCCGACTATTGCTCGCGTGTGAATCCGTTCCCAATCATGGCGTGGCCGATGATCAATAAGGACAAGTGGGACGCGCTGACCGAGGAGGAACAGGGCTGGATCACCGAGGCCGCCACAAAGGCCGCGCTTGACCAACGCACGCATCAGCGCAAAATGGAAGAATCCTTTACACAGATGATGGAGGAAAAGGGCATCGCGTTCTTCTCCCCCGACCTTGCCCCCTTTAAGGAGGCAACAGCCAGCGTGCGCGAGCAGTTTAAGCCGGAGATCGGCGAAGCTTTTTATGATGAATGCCTTGCCACCGTTGAAACATATCGTGCCGGCAAATAG
- a CDS encoding HpcH/HpaI aldolase family protein, translated as MYNLQKISDKLNAGKVPIGSHVGFDSPFLTEALAGCGFDFIWIDAEHSAIDKKDIQNHLLACRAAGVAGIVRVPWNDHVFIKSVLDMGADGIIVPMVRSLEEAKQAAAATHYPPFGVRGMGTRRAVNYSMWDKAEYTANEDKHVWTIVQIEHVSVVPDLEAIAALPGISGFVIGPNDYAMSMNTPLNRYTAASPEARAEFDKIGEILRKTGKPYGVSGAYSENFVKDWLDRGADWLCMNFDFNYIVNGGRAVLQNTHQMLDTLGKAY; from the coding sequence ATGTATAATTTACAAAAAATTTCTGATAAGCTGAACGCCGGAAAGGTACCGATCGGTTCCCACGTTGGATTTGACAGCCCCTTTTTAACCGAAGCGCTGGCCGGTTGCGGCTTTGATTTTATTTGGATCGACGCGGAGCATTCCGCGATTGACAAGAAGGACATACAAAACCATTTGCTTGCCTGCCGCGCGGCAGGCGTCGCCGGCATCGTTCGTGTACCGTGGAACGATCATGTATTTATCAAAAGCGTGCTGGACATGGGCGCGGACGGCATCATCGTTCCCATGGTCCGGTCGCTTGAAGAGGCTAAACAGGCCGCCGCCGCCACGCATTACCCGCCTTTTGGGGTGCGCGGCATGGGCACGCGCCGCGCGGTCAACTATTCCATGTGGGACAAGGCGGAGTACACCGCTAACGAGGATAAGCATGTTTGGACCATCGTGCAGATCGAACATGTAAGTGTTGTGCCGGATCTGGAAGCGATCGCCGCGCTGCCCGGCATATCGGGTTTTGTCATCGGGCCAAACGATTACGCCATGAGCATGAACACGCCGTTAAACCGCTATACGGCGGCTTCGCCCGAAGCGCGGGCGGAATTTGATAAGATCGGTGAAATATTGCGCAAGACCGGCAAGCCCTATGGCGTTTCCGGCGCATACAGCGAAAATTTTGTCAAAGACTGGCTTGACCGTGGAGCTGATTGGCTATGTATGAATTTCGATTTTAACTACATTGTCAATGGCGGGCGCGCGGTTCTTCAGAACACGCATCAAATGCTCGATACCCTTGGCAAGGCCTATTGA
- a CDS encoding TRAP transporter small permease, producing the protein MQWAKKLDSRVQKINALLMHIACIFLGILVVACVLMVLTRFIPNFTLTGLEEIARYSFIFLTFFSAGAGAGSNAHPGLTLLRDALPQKGRFVLDLIIYTFILLFGLIFIFYGFQATAGVSKLISTSWRIPMPVIYSSAVLGGIFITGNTINNMLQLIICGNDKRSAEIEEVQIVAAQNAETEGGKCI; encoded by the coding sequence ATGCAATGGGCCAAGAAATTGGACAGCCGCGTGCAAAAGATCAATGCATTACTCATGCACATAGCCTGTATTTTTCTCGGTATCCTCGTCGTTGCGTGCGTTCTCATGGTCCTGACACGTTTTATCCCGAATTTTACCTTGACGGGTCTGGAGGAGATCGCGCGGTATTCCTTTATTTTTCTCACATTTTTTTCAGCGGGCGCGGGCGCGGGGAGCAACGCGCACCCCGGTTTGACGCTTTTACGCGATGCGCTCCCGCAAAAGGGCCGTTTCGTCCTTGATCTCATCATCTATACATTCATCCTGCTTTTCGGCCTGATCTTTATCTTCTATGGCTTTCAGGCGACGGCGGGCGTATCCAAGCTCATCTCCACCTCCTGGCGTATTCCCATGCCGGTGATCTATTCCTCCGCGGTACTGGGCGGCATTTTTATCACCGGCAACACAATCAACAATATGCTCCAGCTTATCATATGCGGTAACGATAAACGCAGCGCGGAAATCGAAGAGGTTCAAATCGTAGCCGCTCAGAACGCCGAAACGGAAGGGGGAAAATGCATATGA
- a CDS encoding transketolase, with amino-acid sequence MLNEKYIQETARQIRRDIVTMIHTAGSGHPGGSLSSADLLATLYFTDQFRCDPANPTWHDRDRFILSKGHTAPVLYSVLARRGFFPPDELLTLRKFGSRLQGHPKKGTVPGLDCSSGSLGQGLSIANGIAFALKRRGSDARVCCLLGDGELQEGQVWEAAMFAPQHGLDNVLAIVDCNNVQLDGKVSDIKDVYPLREKWQAFHWNTIEVNGHHIREIYAAYQAARVCKGKPTVIFARCTKGMGVSYMENSAKWHGTAPNDEEYAQAMAELGVQS; translated from the coding sequence ATGTTAAACGAAAAATACATTCAGGAAACCGCCCGGCAAATCCGCCGCGATATCGTGACCATGATCCATACGGCCGGGTCAGGTCATCCGGGCGGCTCGCTTTCCTCCGCAGATCTGCTTGCGACACTGTATTTTACCGATCAGTTTCGATGTGATCCGGCAAATCCGACTTGGCATGATCGGGATCGGTTTATTCTATCCAAGGGACACACCGCGCCGGTTCTTTACAGCGTACTGGCTCGAAGGGGCTTTTTCCCTCCTGATGAGCTTTTGACCCTGCGAAAATTTGGCTCCCGCCTGCAGGGGCACCCCAAAAAGGGGACGGTCCCCGGTCTCGACTGCTCCTCCGGCTCGCTTGGTCAGGGATTATCGATAGCAAACGGCATCGCCTTTGCGCTTAAACGCCGCGGATCGGATGCGCGCGTTTGCTGCCTTTTGGGCGACGGCGAGCTACAGGAAGGGCAAGTGTGGGAAGCCGCGATGTTCGCCCCGCAACATGGGCTTGACAATGTGCTCGCGATCGTGGACTGTAACAACGTGCAGCTTGACGGCAAGGTTAGCGACATCAAGGATGTTTACCCGCTGCGTGAAAAGTGGCAGGCCTTTCACTGGAATACGATAGAAGTGAACGGACACCATATTAGGGAAATCTATGCGGCCTATCAGGCGGCGCGCGTCTGCAAAGGCAAGCCCACCGTGATTTTCGCCCGGTGCACCAAGGGCATGGGGGTTTCTTACATGGAAAACAGCGCGAAATGGCACGGCACGGCGCCGAATGATGAAGAGTATGCGCAGGCAATGGCGGAACTGGGGGTGCAGTCATGA
- a CDS encoding RraA family protein gives MEVLTATQLQALQEFDTPTVCNAIEGFGVRAKTEGFTNPSLRLRVGMEDKPMVGYARTGMISARNPAEPKHNEVMKAYYQQYEGFALPQIAVIQDLDEQPVGSFWGDVQATVHRALGCIGALTSGGVRDIKEVEKVGFYLFSTEVLISHAHVHMVEAGSTVEICGMAVRPGDLIHADCHGAIVIPHEIAPDLAVACRQAIDAENALLSPCRKALASGCRVTAEELMGWRAEMTLRRNAIGKFGE, from the coding sequence ATGGAAGTTTTAACGGCAACGCAGCTGCAAGCGCTGCAAGAATTCGATACGCCGACAGTCTGTAATGCGATCGAAGGCTTTGGCGTCAGAGCCAAAACCGAGGGTTTTACCAATCCGTCACTGCGGCTTCGCGTCGGCATGGAGGATAAGCCGATGGTGGGTTATGCCCGAACGGGCATGATTTCCGCACGTAATCCAGCCGAGCCGAAGCACAATGAAGTGATGAAGGCGTATTACCAACAGTACGAAGGCTTTGCACTGCCGCAGATCGCGGTCATTCAGGATTTGGATGAGCAGCCGGTCGGCTCCTTTTGGGGCGACGTGCAAGCCACCGTGCATCGGGCGCTTGGGTGCATCGGCGCCCTCACATCCGGTGGCGTGCGAGATATCAAGGAGGTGGAAAAGGTCGGTTTTTACCTCTTTTCCACCGAGGTGCTGATCTCCCACGCGCACGTCCATATGGTCGAGGCGGGCAGCACGGTCGAAATCTGCGGTATGGCGGTGCGCCCCGGCGACTTGATCCATGCGGACTGCCACGGTGCGATCGTTATCCCGCACGAAATCGCACCCGATCTGGCCGTCGCTTGTCGGCAGGCCATCGACGCGGAAAACGCTCTGCTGTCGCCTTGCCGCAAAGCGTTGGCAAGCGGATGCCGAGTGACCGCAGAAGAGCTTATGGGGTGGCGTGCCGAAATGACCTTACGCCGTAACGCCATCGGAAAATTTGGAGAATAA
- a CDS encoding transketolase family protein: MKDTPMRDGYGKALLELCDAHDDIMVLDADVAKSTRTEWVKNQFPTHFLDCGISEQDMVGAAAGMALAGLIPFASTYGVFLTGRAWDQIRNTICYNHLNVKLAGAHGGISVGPDGATHQALEDIALMRVLPGMTVVVPCDALQTCKATHALYHTPGPCYIRFGREAVPVVTEEDTPFVLGKNRLVRRGTDVVFLANGFLVHQAMQAAERLSAHGVSARVVDVHTVKPLDREDVLRHALQTGAVVTCEEHQLTGGLGSAVCEALSEGRCVPVERIGIRDSFGESGRPEELIDKYGLGIEALCQAALRAVQRKKAK; the protein is encoded by the coding sequence ATGAAGGATACGCCGATGCGGGACGGCTATGGCAAGGCGTTGCTGGAGCTTTGCGATGCTCACGACGATATCATGGTGCTGGATGCGGACGTAGCCAAATCCACGCGCACGGAATGGGTGAAAAACCAATTCCCCACACACTTTCTCGATTGCGGAATCTCGGAGCAGGACATGGTTGGCGCGGCGGCTGGTATGGCGCTCGCCGGACTTATTCCCTTTGCCTCCACTTACGGCGTTTTTCTCACCGGACGGGCATGGGATCAGATTCGCAATACGATCTGCTACAATCATTTAAATGTAAAACTTGCGGGCGCGCACGGCGGCATCTCCGTTGGCCCGGACGGCGCAACGCATCAGGCGCTGGAGGATATCGCATTGATGCGGGTGCTGCCCGGCATGACGGTTGTCGTGCCCTGCGACGCGCTGCAAACCTGTAAAGCGACGCATGCTCTATATCATACGCCCGGGCCCTGCTACATCCGCTTTGGCCGCGAGGCGGTTCCCGTGGTAACAGAAGAAGACACCCCCTTTGTTTTGGGTAAGAACCGGCTGGTACGCAGGGGCACGGATGTGGTCTTTCTTGCCAATGGGTTTCTAGTGCACCAAGCCATGCAGGCAGCCGAACGGCTATCGGCCCATGGCGTATCAGCCCGCGTTGTCGACGTGCATACCGTCAAGCCGCTCGACCGCGAGGACGTGCTGCGTCACGCGCTGCAAACCGGCGCAGTAGTCACTTGTGAGGAGCATCAGCTGACCGGCGGGCTCGGCAGCGCGGTGTGCGAAGCGTTATCGGAAGGCCGCTGCGTACCGGTTGAGCGAATCGGTATTCGGGACAGTTTTGGCGAATCCGGCCGGCCCGAGGAGCTCATCGATAAATATGGCTTGGGCATAGAAGCGCTTTGCCAAGCCGCGCTTCGCGCTGTGCAGCGAAAAAAAGCAAAATAG